The window ATGAAATCTTCTTCTATACCACCAGCTGTTGTTACTATAACATCAACCAATGAATGTTGTactaaaaatctaattatttcTCGTAATCCAGATGAAACTAGATTTGACGTAtatcctaaaaaaattttacattttgttgTAGATCTTATTAATGGATCTTTATATTCTTCTGTCTCATCCGGTAATATTGGTTCATCTGATAATCTCCATCTACGCTATAATAATGTGAAATAAAGAGTTtaaaataatagcaaataaccaaaaaaattaaaattattaaattaccattttatttataagttcAATAGCCTTCCCGACACTAAAAGCTTGAAACCCAATTCGAGAATAATTTTCCAGTAATTCATGTAAAGTTAATTGTTGGTTAAAATCGGGTCCTTTTACTGTTACAGAATTTTCTGGTACTGGAGTTGAACGGAGAAGAACCGATGCTGTGGCGGTTTTAAAAGCAGCTTcgtcattatttttttcttcatcaatTTCACCATTACATGAAGTAGACATTTTTAAAGCGAAACTAGGCagataagaatatttttttttaaaaacgaTAAAGTGTATGCCGTTTAAAAATAGTAGCAAATCAACGGTATTTGAAAAAACATCAATTGTATTGAAActgcataaaaaattttttgcaaaaaaatatactacAGTATAGAGTTCGGATGATCAcatgatgattataattttatttatagtagcAGATTATCTTATGACAGgcattgtataaataaatcgtTTAATTCACTCGAAATTCACCGATCTGGATATAGAAACATTTACGtttctaattttttctaaaaaatcaaatgaattaaatagTATTTCTAATACATATTAATTGTATTGATCTTGTAAtcctcaatttttttttccttctcttttttttttaaaaaaaaaaataaaataaaatacttttgcAAAGTTAAGATTTtcttatcaattaatttacttCACTTACCTCTTTAATAGTTGAAGTTTCCGCTGCATCATCTTTATTATCGGGTTCTAAAGGACCATATTTTTCTTCATAGCTTTTAACTTTTGCTCTCATttgaaataaaagattttgtaATCTTTCCATTTCTGCATCTAAGGATATAAGTTGATTATCCGATTCTACATACATCAAAATTTGTTTTGTAAGTCAAACTAAAGGTcattaatcataatttataatctatCTGATAAAATACCCTCAAGTCCTTGTTTAAGTTCGTCAATAACTTTTCTTTGTAAAGCTATTTCTATTTCATATTGTTCGACACGACCTTGTCGAAGCTGTCTTCCTAGCTCctcattttcattttgtaatGCAAGTAATTTTGCAACGAGTTTTTTACCCGTAATActataattcataataatatattaatttgtaaaaagtgatttttcatacgattaatataaattaattaatatacataCCTATTTGGAGTAAAGCCAACACCCTCTAATTCTCTTTGTAaactttcaataaatttatccttatcttccaattcttttttcatggttcgaaataaaatattagtagcaggatcaagaaattttttacgGAGTGATAGATCATATGAAAATTCAGGAGTAAGAGTTTGAGAAAGAGTTTGAAGTTCTCCCTacataaacaattttaaaattagtatttatattttaattaaaaaaataaataaataaaactaccgaaatttttataagatttacCAGCAAAGTttgaatttcttcttctttctttGTACAGCGAATTAACAATTCATGTGGAGGTAATTGAGATAAGGGCACATTAAGTTGTTGTGTATGTGTTGAAGAAGTCGAAGAAGTTCTCTGATGTATTTGTTGGTTCATACTGCCTTTTCCTTTAACAGGGGATGTTGGACTTGTTGTAGAAGCAGATATtgattctttttctttttctttattattattgttaatccCTGAAGTACTAACTGACATATTGCTATTATTATTCTGCCCTACAGGTTTTGGTGAGTTATTAACTGAAGTGTTAACATTAGCACGAGTGTTACTACTGGTTggtaaatttgataaaactGAAGGTGTCTCTGTTGTTTCTGTATTGGTAGTAACTGCGTTGTTGCTAATTGAAACTCCTCCGTTATTTAAGTTGTCCTGTTTGGTCTGAACATAAACaaacattaaataaacataacaaataataataatatagagatAATAAAAGttcatactttttttgttGGTTCATTTATAACAACTTTGCGATCTATATATAGATTGTTAGttctaaagaaaatttttaaataaaaaacataattcTCAAGCATATTATTAACCTTCTATCGAAGGATTTGATAACCTTCGTTTCTTTTGTGGTGAGGCAGTAGTTGACATTAATACTTTTGGGAATTCTGAAAAAAGCTTGAAATTCTAATGGTTTAATTTAAATGACGACTAAATTGtgcgaatttttaaatgtCTGATTAATGTTGCACAACTTATAAATCTTTGATCATGTTTATCGTAaactaaaatcaaaatttcattatgaCAAGCGAATTAGAACGACAAGAAGGTTTACTTTATTAATCAAACTTATCTTCATATAacaatgtaaaattataattaacacCCTTTTTCCTAAAGTTATCAAACTAGGCGAAGAGCCTATGGATTTACTTTTCGGTACATTATCACTCGATAAGCACCAACAAAACTCAAAACGAACATCACCGGAGGAAGATTCCAAACTTCAACATTCCCCGTTTGACAGTTTCAAAATATCTTCAACAGCAATACTTGATACGTTGAATACAAGAAGTTTTTGTCCTAAATGTACTCGttcaatgaaatatttttgttattggTGTTATCAAGTTGTCGGATGTCAAAGAAGTGATGTTCCTTATCTTGAATTACCTATTAAAATTGATGTGTGggatttcatttaaaattttatgtaaaatttttttgttttcttttaagaattggttttattaaaatacattttttttttccgatatatatatattatatatatacacaataTATATTGCATATGTTTTAGAATTAAACATATCAAAGAATTGGAAGGTAAATCAACAGTAGCGCATGCGAAGATTATAGCTCCAAATGATGTTTCGATATATTCTAGTTTAGAAATTCCAAAATATGAAAATCCAGATAGATTATTATTACTCTTTCCTGGTCCggtaagttaaatttaatttgtttctttaaacaattttaaatacattatatacatctatacacatatattttaattgtagGATTCAAAAACTTTAAACGAAATACCGAGAGATTCGTTCGATAAATTATTAGTAGTAGATGGTACATGGCAACAAGCGTCaagtttaacaaaatttacagaagaattaaaaaatataagaaaagttACTATAAACCCACAAAAAACACTTTTTTGGAGATATCAAAATAAGAGTGAAAATTATTTAGCTACTATAGAAgctttatattactttttaaaagaatattacgTAACTTATGAATCTATTActgataatgaaaatagtTACAACGGGAAATATGATGATCTATTAtggtattataaatatttttatgaatttattcaatCTTCCTATAGAAATGATAAAGgtaaaaaacattttactaCAAGACATCGTCAAggttatattaaatatgatgaATAAATGTTTTAACGTTAGCtgtaatgaattaattacagatgaattgaatttttttatttttttgtaaaaaacaaTGTGTGAAACAATATTTTCCTCTTTGAAAGTCAcggatagttttatatttatttatttatttttagtctTTCTAAAAGTAAATTTCTTTCTAGTAGGGGAAAATTCTCCTAATTTATGACCAACCATCTCTTCCGTAATTGTAACAGGTATGTAATCTTTACCATTATGTACCAAAAACTTTAATCCAACAAATGCTGGTAAGATTGTACATGATCTTGCTTGGGTTTTTATCGGAACGTTATTTGCCTGAGCCTGACGTAACCctgaaagatttaaataacattttttatcacgtaaaataggtaaaaataataaggactaaaaaaaattatatccgATTATTACCaggaaattttacaaaaaaaggacctattttgaaagaaaagttaattatagtataattatataatttaatttttttttaaaaaaaaatgatggcTACCTTTCCAAACCGAACGACTTAACAAACTAAGAGTAGGTTgcattgtaataaaaatgtcGGTAAATAATagtgttaaaatattatatacttaaaCGGGATCAATGTCATGTGATAAATAACGTATCAAAAATGTCGGACTGCGGATTTAAGTATTTGATTATCAACAAATCATTATTtagcaattaataataaactttattaaaatatattgtgaTAGAtcataatttcttattaattttgtttagtATTCTTtccaatataaaattattttctactAGAATATAAGGAGTACATTCCAATGAAAATGCAAGATCACTTAACGATATTGGTGAATtactaattttctttttcttatcaaaatcatttgatcTGATCTTATTTACGCAACTATGTAAAATGTTCTTTAAAtgcgcctaaaaaaaaatttttaacaaaacgaATTTTAGTAAGAATGAATTTGAAAGGAAGAAGGAAATATCTCTGTAAAGAATAAATTACTTCTAATGcataaatcatcaaatttgCACAATCTTCAGATACGCCACCAATTAATCCATTATCCAGAGCAACTTCCgtcatttttgtataaatagaaTCAAACTCTGAAAGTTCATCTTCTCTCTCATTTACTGAAAAATAAGTGTTTAAGGATGGAGATATTGTTGTCAAGTCAtctttaatgttattttttggaaattttttctCGAATAACATCAAATTTGGATTCGTatgaaattgattattttgtgCACCCTAATTTAAAACacttttaaagttaatacTATCCTGAAAAACATCAAAGAcacaattatattaattatgcaCCTTTAAAATAACATGTAATTTATCTCTCTCTTCTTTTCCCATTGAAGACATAATCTCCTTCAGAGATTTTTTCTTCTGTGATGATGATGCATTTTTAAcgttattttgattttttttacgagTATTGATACTTGcacgaataaattcatcatgTAAATGAACTAATAAAAACacaaattcaatattaatatacacctttattcaaaattattcaataagtGTAAAAGAAAGCCTACCTTTAGTATTAATAACTTACCCTGTTCTTTCGGTAATAAAGAATGAACATAAAAATCCAATTCAACCTTCTTTATTTCACCTTTTATAAAAGATTGTATAGATaaccaatatttttctttgtttattcCTAAAGCTGCTTCtagtgaattttttaatgatattggATCATTTTGAGTTCTAATAGTTCCGGTGGTTGTTTGAAGAATTGAAGAATCTTTAGGTAATTGTGGTgtaatttgcatttttttgtcCTTGTTCTGGTGCGTTGAGCATGGCGTTACAGAGGAggaaattgatatttttgaagGTGAAGTATCAGAATATGTTGGAGATATACGTTGTTTAAccactttttctttattagacattttttaatcaaaatcaCACGATAAATCGGCTGTTTACGTTAAGTTTGTGCacgttttattttttgattcacgctattaattttataaattttttaaccagTTGActagtttttaattaaatatatgtcaAATTGCGGGTAactgaacaaaaaaaaatggattacGAACCTGATAGGTATAGTGAtaggtattattaaaaatatttaataatttggatTAGATATATACGCTACAATGACGAATgacgaaataatttttttagtacagAAACAACTGgagaatttctttttcagaCTTATGATTTTGGTTTTGTAGAAAGCATTCAAGCATTTATTGATGCggtaatttttatgattatttcattttgaaaCTATTTCCTTTACTGAACCTAATTGAATTCGTTCTATGAACTTAACCAAACCGTGAAAAAGATTGATTGGTCACAACCTTGGTTATGGATGTTATTATCTTTTCACATTAcaacattatttataataattaaattgagaAATAATACGAATTCTTTAGCAGTAGTAACATTCAGTTCAAGTAAGtccaaaatttttactttatttcgATAACCAactctaaaattatttttttgattctagTGATATTAACTGGATTTGCTAAACCAATCAATACTTTGGCACAAAATAACTGGCAAAAGTTCTCtaaggaaaattattttgatgaagGAGGAGCTTTTATCTCTATACTATTTTCTTTTCcattattatgtaattctgTAATTGGTATAGTAagtattttaatacataaatatacatattaagtattattttaatgaaattaatttatgttataattttaggtgttaatattaaacgaaatattacatttattgaGAAAAGCTAGAATTGCTCAAATTAAATATCAGAGAGGTAAAACTAGtatattagaagaaaaaagaaaagaaagacaAGAAAGGAAGGATGAAAAAAGtttatagataatatatttgattaacatatatatatgtatatatatatatatatatatatattatatttatttaatacttcaAATAAGAAATTGATATAAGTAggaaaaatttgaagtttCATTTGTGTGATGGTATGAtgtttttttgagtttttacTACTAGGGagatatttctttaattgatcTTATGAAAAGTCATTACTTCTTCATagataatttcaaaaatcaatttagttttatataataaactgattaacttattaaaaattatggtaTCAGTTATATAATTAAGTATAACCTCCAGTtctctattataaaaaatatagaacaTAATTCTAGTTTACTATACTT of the Rhizophagus irregularis chromosome 3, complete sequence genome contains:
- a CDS encoding mitochondrial 37S ribosomal protein uS19m, encoding MQPTLSLLSRSVWKGPFFVKFPGLRQAQANNVPIKTQARSCTILPAFVGLKFLVHNGKDYIPVTITEEMVGHKLGEFSPTRKKFTFRKTKNK